Proteins encoded by one window of Bacillus sp. 2205SS5-2:
- the ftsY gene encoding signal recognition particle-docking protein FtsY gives MSFFKKMKEKFTTKSDSVTDKFKEGLTKTRDNFSNKVNDLVARYRKIDEEFFEELEEILIGADVGFNTVMELIDELKFEVQRRNISDSREIQSVISEKLVDIYEGSDERSSKLNLQENKLTVILFVGVNGVGKTTTIGKLAHKLTKEGNKVVLAAGDTFRAGAIEQLEVWGERVGVDVVKQAAGSDPAAVMFDAVQSAKAKKADVLICDTAGRLQNKVNLMKELEKVKKVIEREVPNAPHEVLLTLDATTGQNALIQAKTFKEATDVTGIVLTKLDGTAKGGIVLAIRNELNIPVKFVGLGEQMDDLQPFDAEKYVYGLFSDLIDQEEA, from the coding sequence ATGAGTTTTTTTAAAAAAATGAAAGAAAAATTCACCACAAAATCTGATTCTGTGACAGATAAATTTAAAGAAGGCTTAACGAAAACGAGAGATAATTTTTCTAACAAAGTAAATGATCTCGTAGCGAGATACCGCAAAATTGATGAGGAATTTTTTGAAGAGCTGGAAGAAATCTTGATAGGTGCGGATGTAGGATTTAATACGGTGATGGAATTAATTGATGAATTGAAGTTTGAAGTTCAGCGAAGAAACATTAGTGATTCGCGAGAAATTCAAAGTGTTATTTCTGAAAAATTGGTCGATATTTACGAAGGTAGCGATGAACGGTCAAGTAAATTGAATCTTCAAGAAAATAAACTCACAGTGATTTTGTTTGTCGGTGTCAATGGTGTTGGAAAAACAACCACAATTGGAAAATTGGCCCATAAGTTAACAAAAGAAGGCAATAAAGTGGTCTTAGCAGCAGGCGATACATTCCGTGCAGGGGCGATTGAGCAATTGGAGGTTTGGGGCGAGCGTGTTGGTGTTGATGTTGTGAAACAAGCAGCAGGTTCAGACCCTGCTGCGGTCATGTTTGATGCGGTTCAATCAGCTAAAGCCAAAAAAGCAGATGTGTTGATTTGTGACACAGCTGGACGATTGCAAAATAAAGTTAATTTAATGAAAGAACTAGAAAAGGTGAAAAAAGTAATAGAGCGAGAAGTACCGAATGCTCCACATGAAGTTCTTCTGACGCTTGATGCCACTACAGGTCAAAACGCACTAATTCAAGCCAAGACCTTTAAAGAAGCGACAGATGTGACTGGAATTGTTTTAACTAAGTTAGATGGAACGGCAAAGGGAGGAATCGTCCTTGCTATTCGCAACGAGCTTAACATCCCTGTTAAATTTGTAGGATTAGGAGAACAGATGGATGATTTGCAACCCTTTGACGCTGAAAAGTATGTATATGGGTTATTTTCTGACCTAATTGATCAAGAAGAAGCGTAG
- a CDS encoding putative DNA-binding protein, with amino-acid sequence MLERTTRLNYLYDFYSSLLTPKQRSYMSLYFLDDLSLGEIAEEFGVSRQAVYDNIKRTEAMLEEYEKKLLLFDKFKQKAQLIKQFRIDLQVQDVSVEQIQDWLQQIEKLD; translated from the coding sequence ATGTTAGAAAGAACGACAAGACTTAACTATCTTTATGATTTTTATTCTTCGTTGTTAACTCCTAAACAAAGAAGTTATATGTCCCTTTATTTTTTAGATGATTTATCATTAGGTGAAATTGCTGAAGAGTTTGGTGTAAGCCGACAAGCTGTGTATGACAATATTAAACGAACAGAAGCAATGCTCGAAGAATACGAAAAAAAGCTGTTGCTCTTTGATAAATTTAAACAAAAAGCTCAATTAATTAAACAATTTCGAATTGATCTTCAAGTCCAAGATGTAAGTGTAGAACAGATACAGGATTGGCTACAACAAATAGAGAAATTAGATTAG
- the ffh gene encoding signal recognition particle protein — translation MAFEGLADRLQSTMQKIRGKGKVSEADVKEMMREVRLALLEADVNFKVVKQFVKKVSERAIGQEVMTSLTPGQQVIKVVKEELTNLMGGEQSVIAVGKRPPTVIMMVGLQGAGKTTTSGKLANLLRKKHNRKPLLVAADIYRPAAIKQLETLGKQLTLPVFSLGDQVSPVEIAKKGIEHAKEEHLDYVLIDTAGRLHIDENLMEELKQIKELTSPDEIFLVVDAMTGQDAVNVAESFNDALGITGVVLTKLDGDTRGGAALSIRSVTDKPIKFVGMGEKMDALEPFYPERMAQRILGMGDVLSLIEKAQVNVDEDKAKELEQKMRTSSFTLDDFLEQLGQVRQMGPLDELIKMMPGANKMKGLDKMQVDEKQISHIEAIIQSMTKEEKLHPEVINAGRRKRIARGSGTSIQEVNRLLKQFEEMKKMMKQMTNMQGKGKKKGFKFPFM, via the coding sequence ATGGCATTCGAAGGGTTAGCCGACCGACTGCAAAGTACAATGCAAAAGATTCGCGGAAAAGGGAAAGTTTCCGAAGCAGACGTCAAAGAAATGATGAGAGAAGTTCGTCTGGCTTTACTTGAAGCAGATGTTAACTTTAAAGTAGTCAAACAATTCGTGAAAAAAGTAAGTGAACGTGCCATTGGTCAAGAAGTAATGACTAGCCTAACTCCAGGACAACAAGTGATTAAAGTCGTGAAAGAAGAACTGACCAATTTAATGGGTGGTGAACAGAGCGTGATCGCTGTGGGCAAACGTCCACCTACAGTAATTATGATGGTTGGTCTTCAAGGGGCAGGGAAAACAACAACGTCCGGGAAGCTTGCTAATCTTCTTCGTAAAAAGCATAATCGAAAGCCTTTGTTAGTGGCCGCTGATATTTATCGACCGGCAGCGATAAAGCAACTAGAAACATTAGGGAAGCAATTAACGTTACCTGTATTTTCATTGGGCGATCAAGTGAGTCCTGTTGAAATTGCTAAAAAAGGGATCGAACACGCGAAAGAAGAACATCTTGATTATGTGTTAATTGATACAGCTGGCCGCTTGCACATTGACGAAAATTTGATGGAGGAATTGAAACAAATTAAAGAATTGACCTCTCCTGACGAAATTTTCTTAGTGGTTGATGCGATGACGGGGCAAGATGCTGTCAACGTTGCTGAGAGCTTTAATGATGCTCTTGGTATTACAGGTGTGGTTTTAACTAAACTTGATGGAGATACACGAGGCGGTGCGGCTTTAAGTATTCGTTCTGTGACGGATAAGCCGATAAAATTTGTCGGTATGGGCGAGAAGATGGATGCGTTAGAACCATTTTATCCAGAGCGTATGGCTCAGCGGATTTTAGGAATGGGAGATGTTTTGTCTCTTATTGAAAAGGCGCAAGTGAACGTAGATGAAGACAAAGCTAAAGAATTAGAACAAAAAATGAGAACCTCATCCTTTACACTAGATGATTTTCTCGAGCAATTAGGCCAAGTTCGCCAAATGGGTCCCCTAGATGAACTGATTAAGATGATGCCGGGTGCGAACAAGATGAAAGGCTTAGATAAGATGCAGGTGGATGAAAAACAAATCAGTCATATCGAAGCGATTATTCAATCGATGACAAAAGAAGAAAAGTTGCATCCTGAAGTAATCAATGCCGGCAGAAGAAAGCGAATTGCTCGTGGAAGTGGCACGAGTATTCAAGAAGTCAATCGTCTATTAAAACAGTTTGAAGAGATGAAAAAAATGATGAAACAAATGACAAATATGCAAGGAAAAGGGAAGAAGAAGGGCTTTAAATTCCCGTTTATGTAA
- the rpsP gene encoding 30S ribosomal protein S16: MAVKIRLKRMGANKSPFYRIVVADARSPRDGRDIETVGTYNPVSEPAIVDINEDLALKWLKDGAKPSDTVRNLFSKQGIMEKFHNSKQSK, from the coding sequence ATGGCAGTAAAAATTCGTTTAAAACGTATGGGAGCTAACAAATCCCCTTTCTATCGTATCGTAGTAGCAGATGCTCGTTCACCACGTGATGGTCGCGACATCGAAACAGTTGGGACATACAACCCAGTTTCTGAGCCAGCGATCGTTGACATTAACGAAGATCTAGCTCTTAAATGGTTAAAAGACGGTGCAAAACCATCAGACACTGTTCGTAACCTTTTCTCAAAGCAAGGAATTATGGAAAAATTCCACAATTCAAAACAAAGCAAGTAA
- a CDS encoding KH domain-containing protein: protein MTELLQAIVKPIVDHPEQVSVTEVEQDYRILLTLSVHPDDMGKVIGKQGRIAKAIRTVVYAAAGSHQQKKTVLEIVD from the coding sequence ATGACTGAACTACTACAAGCAATCGTAAAGCCTATTGTTGATCATCCTGAACAAGTATCGGTTACAGAGGTTGAACAAGATTATCGGATATTACTGACTCTCTCGGTTCATCCAGACGATATGGGAAAGGTCATTGGTAAGCAAGGACGAATTGCGAAAGCGATTCGAACAGTCGTTTACGCTGCAGCGGGTTCGCATCAACAGAAGAAAACCGTATTAGAAATCGTTGATTGA
- a CDS encoding YlqD family protein, with protein sequence MKILQTVIVKQVLTTHSKDKLFKKYESHKRQMQKEIDQFKFELKKQEKMKKFSPKTIAVHFEKEIAARQEKIKLVEFQIEQLTILPIGSEIKDQELQSIIEVEVGDQWEKVISGKTILVKDGVISEIRER encoded by the coding sequence GTGAAAATTCTCCAAACAGTTATTGTCAAACAAGTACTAACAACACATAGTAAGGACAAACTATTTAAGAAATACGAAAGTCATAAACGTCAAATGCAAAAAGAAATTGATCAGTTTAAATTTGAATTAAAAAAACAAGAGAAAATGAAAAAATTTTCTCCGAAAACAATTGCCGTTCATTTTGAAAAAGAAATCGCAGCAAGACAAGAAAAAATAAAGTTGGTAGAATTTCAAATCGAACAATTAACTATTTTGCCCATTGGTAGTGAGATCAAGGATCAAGAACTGCAATCGATCATTGAGGTTGAAGTCGGAGATCAATGGGAGAAGGTAATAAGCGGGAAAACTATCTTAGTAAAAGATGGGGTTATATCTGAAATTCGTGAGAGGTGA
- the rimM gene encoding ribosome maturation factor RimM (Essential for efficient processing of 16S rRNA), protein MEKWFNVGKIVNTHGVKGELRIISSTDFPEERYRKGNVLSLFLEKEEISLTVSSYRRHKNFDLLTFEGYENINDVERFKGGTLKVTEDQLSELEEGSFYFHEIIGCNVTTTSGEEIGEVKEILAPGANDVWVVKGNKGEFLIPYIEDIVVSIDVEKKQIVIEPMEGLLS, encoded by the coding sequence ATGGAAAAATGGTTTAACGTTGGTAAAATAGTGAATACGCATGGAGTGAAGGGTGAACTTAGAATCATTTCGAGTACTGACTTTCCTGAGGAAAGATATCGAAAAGGAAATGTGCTTAGCTTATTTCTTGAAAAAGAAGAAATTTCATTGACTGTCTCTTCCTATCGCCGACACAAAAATTTCGACTTGCTTACATTTGAGGGATACGAAAATATTAATGATGTTGAACGTTTTAAGGGCGGAACATTAAAAGTAACAGAAGATCAATTGAGCGAGTTAGAAGAGGGTTCATTTTACTTTCACGAGATTATTGGCTGTAATGTTACAACTACTTCAGGTGAAGAAATTGGAGAAGTGAAAGAAATATTAGCCCCGGGCGCAAATGATGTTTGGGTTGTAAAAGGAAACAAAGGAGAATTCCTTATTCCCTATATTGAAGATATTGTTGTCAGCATCGATGTGGAGAAAAAACAGATTGTAATAGAACCGATGGAAGGGCTTTTGTCATGA
- the trmD gene encoding tRNA (guanosine(37)-N1)-methyltransferase TrmD, with the protein MKIDVLSLFPTMFQGVLNESILKKASEKGAVTYSVTNFRDYASNKHNSVDDYPYGGGAGMVLMAQPIFDAVEELNSGGKKPRVILMCPQGERYTQKKAEELSKEDHLIFLCGHYEGYDERIRENIVTDEISIGDYVLTGGELGSMVVIDSVVRLLPGVLGNEDSPILDSFSSGLLEHPHYTRPANFRGLEVPETLLSGNHAKIAEWREKESLRRTFERRPDLLENYPLSEQQQKWISQWRNSE; encoded by the coding sequence ATGAAAATCGATGTTCTTTCCTTGTTTCCGACGATGTTCCAGGGTGTCTTGAATGAATCCATCTTAAAAAAAGCAAGCGAAAAGGGAGCAGTCACATATTCTGTCACCAATTTCCGTGATTATGCAAGCAACAAGCACAACTCTGTTGATGATTACCCATATGGCGGAGGAGCGGGTATGGTTCTTATGGCTCAGCCAATCTTTGATGCTGTAGAAGAATTGAACAGCGGAGGAAAGAAGCCCCGTGTTATACTGATGTGCCCTCAAGGTGAGCGTTATACCCAGAAGAAAGCCGAAGAATTATCAAAGGAAGATCATTTGATCTTTTTATGTGGTCACTATGAAGGCTATGACGAAAGAATTCGAGAAAATATAGTCACAGACGAGATTTCCATAGGAGATTACGTGCTCACAGGCGGAGAATTAGGGTCGATGGTCGTCATTGATTCAGTGGTACGATTACTTCCCGGTGTGTTAGGAAACGAAGATTCTCCGATATTAGATTCCTTCTCTTCTGGATTACTCGAGCACCCTCATTATACTCGACCTGCTAATTTTCGTGGACTAGAAGTACCAGAAACTCTTCTTTCTGGCAATCATGCGAAAATCGCAGAGTGGAGAGAAAAGGAATCTCTACGTAGGACATTTGAAAGAAGACCAGATTTACTAGAGAATTATCCGTTATCAGAGCAACAGCAAAAATGGATATCTCAGTGGAGAAATTCTGAATAA
- the rplS gene encoding 50S ribosomal protein L19 has product MNNIIREITKEQLRTDLPKFRAGDTVRVHVNIVEGSRERVQVYEGVVIKRRGGGISQTFTVRKISYGVGVERTFPVNTPKIAKIEVLRRGKVRRAKLYYLRNLRGKAARIKEIR; this is encoded by the coding sequence ATGAACAATATTATTCGTGAAATTACGAAGGAGCAACTTCGCACTGATTTACCTAAATTCCGTGCTGGTGATACTGTACGTGTTCATGTGAACATCGTTGAGGGTAGCCGTGAGCGTGTTCAGGTATACGAAGGTGTTGTAATTAAACGTCGTGGTGGCGGTATTTCTCAAACATTTACAGTACGTAAGATTTCTTACGGTGTAGGTGTAGAACGTACTTTCCCAGTAAACACGCCTAAAATTGCTAAAATCGAAGTATTGCGTCGTGGTAAAGTGCGTCGTGCGAAACTTTATTATCTACGTAATCTACGTGGTAAAGCAGCTCGTATTAAAGAAATTCGATAG
- the lepB gene encoding signal peptidase I has translation MERQKNEVWEWTKALLIAAGLAAIIRFFLFSPIVVDGSSMVPTLHNGERMIMNKISYQFKEPDRFDIVVFHAPGNKDYIKRVIGLPGDEIQYKDDVLYINGEAYDEPYLDEYKKEYPGTHYTKDFSLEEVINQSTVPEGHIFVLGDNRPVSQDSRTIGSVNIEEIVGNTSIVFWPVGNVRNVE, from the coding sequence ATGGAGCGACAAAAAAACGAAGTATGGGAATGGACGAAAGCCTTATTAATAGCGGCGGGACTTGCGGCGATCATACGCTTCTTTTTATTCTCACCCATTGTGGTAGATGGAAGCTCTATGGTCCCAACCTTACATAATGGTGAACGAATGATTATGAACAAAATCAGCTATCAGTTCAAAGAACCAGATCGATTTGATATCGTTGTCTTTCATGCACCTGGAAATAAAGACTATATTAAACGCGTGATTGGTTTACCAGGAGATGAAATTCAATACAAAGATGATGTGTTGTATATTAACGGTGAAGCTTATGATGAACCTTATCTGGATGAATACAAAAAGGAATATCCAGGAACACACTATACAAAAGACTTTTCATTAGAAGAAGTTATCAATCAAAGCACCGTACCAGAAGGACATATTTTTGTGTTAGGGGATAATCGTCCCGTTAGTCAAGATAGTCGCACGATCGGCTCTGTTAATATCGAAGAGATTGTGGGCAATACGAGTATTGTTTTCTGGCCAGTTGGCAATGTACGGAATGTTGAATAG
- the ylqF gene encoding ribosome biogenesis GTPase YlqF — protein sequence MTIQWFPGHMAKARREVTEKLKLVDIIIELVDARIPLSSRNPMIDEIVQHKPRLVLLNKEDMADPHMTKRWISYFESEGMKAIPVNSQAGIGMQQIVKASQDILKEKWDRMRARGMKPRAIRAMIVGIPNVGKSTLINRLVKKNIAKTGNTPGVTKKQQWIKVGKELELLDTPGILWPKFEDQLVGYKLALTGAIKDTILNLEDISLFGLRFLEKQYPTRLKERYQFAEIPEDVLEKFTHIGKLRGCLIAGGEVDFDKTAELIIRDIRGLYLGKITFEIPEEEMREM from the coding sequence ATGACGATTCAATGGTTTCCTGGACATATGGCGAAAGCTCGCAGGGAAGTAACGGAAAAATTAAAATTAGTAGATATTATCATTGAGCTAGTAGATGCGAGAATCCCACTCTCTTCACGGAATCCAATGATTGATGAAATTGTTCAACATAAACCACGTCTTGTGCTGTTGAATAAGGAAGATATGGCGGATCCTCATATGACAAAGCGGTGGATTTCGTATTTTGAGAGTGAAGGAATGAAGGCTATTCCAGTGAATTCTCAAGCTGGGATAGGGATGCAACAAATTGTCAAAGCCTCACAAGATATTTTAAAAGAAAAATGGGACCGAATGAGAGCTCGTGGAATGAAACCGAGAGCGATACGTGCGATGATTGTTGGCATTCCTAATGTAGGGAAATCGACATTGATTAATCGGCTTGTCAAAAAAAATATTGCTAAAACAGGTAACACACCAGGCGTTACCAAGAAACAGCAGTGGATTAAAGTGGGCAAAGAGCTTGAACTGCTTGATACCCCTGGGATTTTGTGGCCAAAATTTGAAGATCAATTGGTTGGATATAAATTGGCTTTGACGGGCGCGATTAAAGATACGATTCTCAATTTAGAAGATATATCTTTATTTGGGTTAAGGTTTTTAGAGAAACAATACCCCACTCGCTTAAAAGAACGTTATCAATTTGCTGAAATACCAGAAGATGTTCTCGAGAAATTCACACATATTGGGAAGCTCAGAGGCTGTTTAATTGCAGGTGGAGAAGTTGATTTTGATAAAACAGCAGAGCTGATCATCCGTGATATCCGTGGATTATATTTAGGCAAGATTACATTTGAGATTCCTGAAGAAGAAATGAGAGAAATGTAA
- a CDS encoding ribonuclease HII, giving the protein MKTIKDIIEALQQVTDSQDPLLKSLEEDKRKGVQQAVAKWYREDKKHRTLNDLFVEMSVYERERRLEGFTFIAGIDEVGRGPLAGPVVASAVILPENSFIPGLNDSKKLSESRREELYQEIHKQAISVGIGLVSALEIDQMNIYEATKKAMIQAVHQLTPMPDYLLIDAMKLDLPIKQTSLIKGDGKSVSIAAASIVAKVTRDRLMKEYDKLYPVYGFRRHMGYGTSEHIQAINQVGPCEIHRRTFAPVKNFV; this is encoded by the coding sequence TTGAAAACAATAAAAGACATTATTGAAGCACTTCAACAGGTGACTGATTCGCAGGACCCTCTTTTGAAGTCTTTAGAAGAGGACAAACGAAAAGGTGTCCAGCAAGCAGTCGCAAAATGGTATCGTGAAGATAAGAAACACCGAACGCTAAATGATCTATTTGTAGAAATGTCTGTTTATGAACGGGAAAGAAGACTTGAAGGGTTCACATTTATTGCTGGGATTGACGAAGTAGGAAGAGGTCCGCTCGCTGGACCTGTCGTCGCTAGCGCAGTAATTCTTCCTGAAAATAGCTTTATTCCAGGACTCAATGATTCAAAGAAGCTTAGTGAATCAAGAAGAGAGGAATTGTACCAGGAAATTCACAAGCAGGCTATTTCGGTTGGTATTGGGTTAGTTTCCGCTCTCGAAATCGATCAAATGAACATATATGAAGCTACAAAAAAAGCAATGATACAAGCTGTGCATCAGTTAACGCCAATGCCTGATTACTTACTAATCGATGCAATGAAATTAGACTTACCTATCAAGCAGACTTCTCTCATAAAGGGAGATGGGAAATCTGTCTCCATTGCGGCAGCGTCTATAGTAGCAAAAGTAACGAGGGACCGACTGATGAAAGAGTATGATAAGTTGTATCCTGTTTATGGGTTTCGCCGTCATATGGGGTATGGGACGAGTGAACATATTCAGGCAATAAACCAAGTAGGTCCATGTGAAATTCACCGTAGAACGTTTGCCCCTGTTAAGAATTTTGTTTAA
- a CDS encoding EscU/YscU/HrcU family type III secretion system export apparatus switch protein, whose translation MNPDRRKKAVALKYEPQSGDAPKVVAKGNGLIADTILSKANEFDIPIQEDKNLVELLGQLDLNHKIPEDLYEAVAEVFAFVYKLDSLNKEK comes from the coding sequence ATGAATCCCGATCGGCGAAAAAAAGCAGTGGCTTTAAAATATGAACCTCAGTCAGGAGACGCACCAAAAGTCGTAGCTAAAGGAAACGGTTTAATAGCGGATACTATTCTATCAAAGGCAAATGAATTCGATATTCCTATCCAAGAAGATAAAAATCTCGTTGAATTACTCGGTCAACTCGACCTTAATCATAAAATACCTGAAGATTTATACGAAGCTGTAGCAGAAGTATTTGCTTTTGTTTATAAGCTTGATTCATTAAATAAAGAAAAATAA
- the sucC gene encoding ADP-forming succinate--CoA ligase subunit beta — translation MNIHEYQGKQILREYGVAVPNGKVAFTVEEAVEAAKELGTEVCVVKAQIHAGGRGKAGGVKVAKGLDDVRTYAKEILGKTLVTHQTGPEGKEVKRLLVEEGCDIKKEYYVGLVLDRATSRVVLMASEEGGTEIEEVAEKTPEKIFKEYIDPVVGLTGFQARRIAFNINIPKELVNKAVKFMMGLYKAYDEKDCSIAEINPLVVTGDGNVMALDAKLNFDANALFRQKDVIEYRDLEEEDAKEIEASNYDLSYIALDGNIGCMVNGAGLAMATMDIIKHYGGDPANFLDVGGGATAEKVTEAFKIILSDEKVKGIFVNIFGGIMKCDVIATGVVEAAKQIDLNVPLVVRLEGTNVDLGKKILNESGLNIIAAESMADGAQKIVDQVG, via the coding sequence ATGAATATCCATGAATATCAAGGTAAACAAATCCTCAGAGAGTATGGGGTAGCGGTTCCTAATGGAAAAGTCGCTTTCACTGTTGAAGAAGCGGTTGAAGCAGCTAAAGAACTTGGTACTGAAGTATGTGTTGTCAAAGCACAAATCCACGCGGGTGGTCGCGGTAAAGCAGGCGGCGTAAAAGTGGCAAAAGGCTTAGATGATGTTCGTACATATGCAAAAGAAATTTTAGGAAAAACCTTAGTCACGCATCAAACGGGTCCTGAAGGAAAAGAAGTAAAACGTTTACTTGTTGAAGAGGGCTGTGACATTAAAAAAGAATATTATGTAGGTCTAGTACTAGATAGAGCCACATCTCGTGTTGTTTTAATGGCATCTGAAGAAGGTGGAACTGAAATTGAAGAAGTGGCTGAAAAAACGCCTGAAAAAATCTTTAAAGAGTATATTGATCCCGTTGTCGGATTAACGGGCTTCCAAGCTCGCCGAATCGCTTTTAACATCAATATCCCAAAAGAACTTGTGAACAAAGCCGTTAAATTTATGATGGGTCTTTACAAAGCATATGATGAGAAAGATTGTTCAATTGCTGAAATTAACCCACTTGTCGTTACGGGCGATGGAAACGTGATGGCACTTGATGCGAAGTTGAATTTTGACGCTAATGCACTATTCCGCCAAAAAGATGTAATAGAGTATCGTGATTTAGAAGAAGAGGATGCAAAAGAAATCGAAGCGTCTAATTATGATTTAAGCTATATTGCGCTTGATGGAAATATTGGCTGTATGGTTAACGGAGCTGGGCTTGCGATGGCGACGATGGATATAATCAAGCATTATGGCGGAGACCCCGCTAACTTCCTGGACGTTGGGGGCGGTGCGACGGCTGAAAAGGTAACAGAGGCATTCAAAATCATTCTTTCAGATGAAAAAGTAAAAGGAATATTCGTAAATATTTTCGGTGGAATAATGAAGTGTGATGTTATTGCAACGGGTGTTGTAGAAGCAGCCAAGCAAATCGACTTGAATGTTCCTTTAGTGGTTCGTTTAGAAGGAACGAATGTAGACCTTGGGAAAAAAATCCTAAATGAGTCGGGTTTAAATATTATTGCGGCAGAATCAATGGCTGATGGCGCACAAAAAATCGTAGATCAAGTAGGTTAA
- the sucD gene encoding succinate--CoA ligase subunit alpha, protein MSVFINKDTKVIVQGITGSTALFHTKQMLEYGTKIVAGVTPGKGGTEAEGVPVFNTVAQAVEETGANVSVIYVPAPFAADAILEAVDAELDLAICITEHIPVLDMVKVKRYMEGKKTRLVGPNCPGVITPDECKIGIMPGYIHTKGHVGVVSRSGTLTYEAVHQLSQAGIGQSTAVGIGGDPVNGTDFIDTLKAFNDDEDTYAVIMIGEIGGTAEEEAALWVKENMTKPVVGFIGGRTAPPGKRMGHAGAIISGGKGTADEKIKVMNECGIQVADTPSVMGETLIKVLKEEKLFDQCKTH, encoded by the coding sequence ATGAGCGTATTTATTAATAAAGATACGAAAGTCATTGTACAAGGAATTACGGGTTCAACAGCCCTATTTCATACTAAACAAATGCTAGAATATGGAACGAAAATCGTTGCAGGTGTTACTCCTGGTAAAGGAGGAACAGAAGCTGAGGGAGTTCCTGTCTTTAATACTGTGGCACAAGCGGTGGAAGAAACTGGTGCTAATGTTTCCGTTATCTATGTTCCTGCACCATTTGCAGCAGATGCCATTCTTGAAGCGGTGGATGCAGAGCTAGATTTAGCCATTTGTATCACCGAGCATATTCCTGTTTTAGATATGGTAAAAGTGAAACGTTATATGGAAGGAAAGAAAACACGCCTTGTTGGACCGAACTGCCCTGGTGTAATCACTCCAGATGAATGTAAAATTGGGATTATGCCAGGATATATTCATACAAAAGGTCATGTAGGAGTGGTTTCTCGTTCGGGTACTTTAACGTATGAAGCAGTTCATCAACTCTCTCAAGCAGGAATTGGTCAATCAACAGCAGTTGGTATCGGCGGAGACCCAGTTAATGGGACAGACTTTATTGACACTTTAAAAGCGTTTAATGATGATGAAGATACGTATGCGGTGATCATGATCGGTGAAATCGGTGGAACTGCTGAAGAAGAAGCTGCGCTTTGGGTAAAAGAAAATATGACGAAACCGGTTGTTGGTTTTATTGGTGGTCGTACGGCACCTCCAGGAAAGCGTATGGGCCATGCTGGTGCAATTATCTCTGGCGGTAAAGGAACAGCAGATGAAAAGATTAAAGTAATGAATGAATGTGGAATTCAAGTAGCAGATACCCCATCTGTAATGGGTGAAACGCTAATTAAAGTTCTTAAAGAAGAAAAGCTATTCGATCAATGTAAAACTCACTAA